A section of the Candidatus Krumholzibacteriia bacterium genome encodes:
- the hemC gene encoding hydroxymethylbilane synthase yields PRDVIFLREGKRFEDLPEGALVATGSLRRRAQMRVARPDLQMVALRGNLNTRWRKFTEGQFDAMVLAAAGVLRLGWADRITAYMPTDLLLPAVAQGIVGVQGVEGSGASELARAITHTETHARARSERSLLAAVAGGCVVPLAGFSELDGDQLTLRARLAHPEEGPLLTAEATGAITEAEAIGRRVGEELLAQGGAEIVAAAKALAREG; encoded by the coding sequence CCCCGCGACGTGATCTTCTTGCGCGAAGGGAAACGCTTCGAGGATCTGCCCGAAGGGGCGCTCGTGGCCACCGGCTCGTTGCGCCGCCGGGCACAGATGCGCGTGGCGCGGCCGGACCTGCAGATGGTCGCCCTGCGCGGAAATCTGAACACACGGTGGCGCAAGTTCACCGAGGGGCAGTTCGACGCCATGGTCTTGGCCGCGGCCGGTGTGTTGCGCCTGGGATGGGCCGATCGCATCACGGCCTACATGCCCACGGATCTGTTGTTGCCCGCCGTGGCGCAGGGGATCGTCGGTGTCCAGGGCGTAGAGGGTAGCGGTGCCAGCGAACTGGCGCGCGCGATCACCCACACGGAGACCCACGCCCGGGCGCGGTCGGAGCGATCCCTGCTCGCGGCCGTGGCCGGGGGATGTGTGGTGCCCCTCGCCGGCTTCTCGGAACTCGACGGCGACCAGCTCACCCTGCGAGCCCGTCTCGCGCATCCCGAAGAGGGTCCTCTGCTGACGGCCGAAGCCACCGGTGCGATCACCGAGGCCGAGGCGATCGGACGTCGCGTCGGCGAGGAACTCCTGGCCCAGGGTGGGGCCGAGATCGTCGCGGCGGCCAAGGCGCTGGCCCGCGAGGGCTGA
- a CDS encoding Ig-like domain-containing protein has protein sequence MRPQRIQWLSFLLVPLLVVACSDDDDGNGPAGPTTPTDTVAPVVVSIDPGPDDVGIGLQQAIVVTFSEAMDPETVEGQVTLSSGTVTASVWNDASTLEIEHDGWNEGERVEVALGTGLTDAAGNALAQEFGAGFWTQTSAAKVLSTVPADGATGVARNTTVRMMFSHPMIVSSVESAITVDVGAGNTAPGFTVTRGAEDWLVVAFDAELPADQAVTITVASSAQSADPVPTGEPAIFSFTTGAGLDTTPPELLSVTPALTGAIPSSTPSLVFRFSEPVDPNSFQPSRLGAQFMLLIEGFQISPVWSDDDTVLTLPLPAPLPSGLPIVADFGGFTDTAGNVARGTVEIDLRVDGDAIAWPFIDGMVTTIHGEEHAAGTTDGFLHEWMEIRRTEALADGRFRVIGYPDQTFQQPDDYEIFRPTTSGIEFVGFGSEDPEDLHAVTFDTPVQYLSLPLAVGTWSGQTTATFEGETVTISYSVEVIEQVTLEARLGESFEGSSPPLVSKADDGEPVLEWIDAWRTELSYEMSIGGTPLESGTDEIHYAPVIGPVRWVSQGTDHTEDESWSSIQDVVGVDMDW, from the coding sequence ATGAGACCGCAACGAATCCAGTGGTTGTCCTTCCTTCTCGTGCCCTTGCTGGTCGTCGCGTGTTCCGACGACGACGACGGCAATGGACCGGCCGGTCCCACGACGCCGACCGACACCGTGGCCCCCGTGGTGGTGTCGATCGATCCCGGACCCGATGACGTCGGGATCGGGTTGCAGCAGGCGATCGTGGTGACCTTCAGCGAGGCGATGGATCCCGAAACCGTCGAGGGTCAGGTCACGTTGTCCTCCGGGACGGTGACTGCGTCCGTGTGGAACGACGCGAGCACTCTCGAGATCGAGCACGATGGTTGGAACGAAGGGGAACGGGTGGAGGTCGCGCTCGGGACGGGCCTGACCGACGCCGCAGGGAACGCTCTCGCCCAGGAGTTCGGAGCCGGGTTCTGGACGCAGACCTCGGCCGCGAAAGTTCTGAGCACCGTGCCCGCCGACGGGGCGACCGGAGTGGCCCGCAACACCACCGTGCGCATGATGTTCAGCCATCCCATGATCGTGAGCAGCGTGGAGTCGGCGATCACCGTCGACGTCGGGGCCGGAAACACCGCGCCGGGCTTCACCGTGACGCGGGGTGCCGAGGACTGGCTGGTGGTGGCCTTCGACGCGGAGCTTCCCGCCGATCAGGCCGTGACGATCACCGTGGCGTCGAGCGCGCAGTCGGCCGATCCCGTCCCGACGGGCGAGCCCGCGATCTTCTCGTTCACGACCGGAGCCGGCCTCGACACGACGCCGCCCGAGCTGTTGTCCGTCACACCCGCTCTGACCGGCGCGATCCCGTCGTCGACGCCGTCGCTGGTCTTCCGGTTCAGCGAACCCGTCGATCCGAACAGCTTCCAACCCTCGCGCCTGGGTGCGCAGTTCATGCTGCTGATCGAGGGCTTCCAGATCTCCCCCGTCTGGTCGGACGACGACACCGTGCTCACCCTGCCGTTGCCGGCACCGCTGCCGAGTGGACTGCCGATCGTGGCCGACTTCGGCGGCTTCACCGACACCGCGGGCAACGTCGCGCGGGGAACGGTCGAGATCGATCTGCGGGTCGACGGGGATGCCATCGCCTGGCCCTTCATCGACGGGATGGTCACGACGATCCACGGCGAGGAACACGCGGCCGGCACCACCGATGGATTCCTCCACGAATGGATGGAGATCCGACGGACCGAGGCGCTGGCGGACGGTCGCTTCCGCGTGATCGGCTACCCCGACCAGACCTTCCAGCAGCCGGACGACTACGAGATCTTCCGTCCCACGACGTCGGGCATCGAGTTCGTCGGCTTCGGGTCGGAGGACCCCGAGGACCTGCACGCGGTGACCTTCGACACTCCCGTGCAATACCTGAGTCTGCCGCTGGCCGTCGGCACCTGGTCGGGACAGACCACGGCCACATTCGAGGGCGAGACGGTCACGATCTCCTACTCGGTCGAGGTGATCGAACAGGTGACGCTGGAGGCACGACTGGGCGAGTCCTTCGAGGGATCCTCGCCCCCGCTGGTCTCGAAGGCGGACGACGGTGAACCTGTCCTCGAGTGGATCGACGCGTGGCGGACCGAATTGAGCTACGAGATGTCGATCGGGGGCACGCCTCTCGAGTCAGGAACCGACGAGATCCACTACGCCCCTGTGATCGGGCCGGTGCGGTGGGTGTCGCAGGGTACCGACCACACGGAGGACGAGTCCTGGTCCTCGATCC